Within Armatimonadota bacterium, the genomic segment TAGTTGACCGTGCCTGATACTCCTGCCGCGTTGATCATGAGCGCGTTGCCCACACGTTCAAACCCATAGTCGGGTGAATAAGGACTGTCTGTTCTATCGGGGTCGATGCACTGGATATCCCAGTCACCGGTTTGGGCAAACGCGGCAGAAGCAAACAGCGTCGCAAACGACGCCATGGCTACAAGCTTCCCATGCAGAGGTTTCATGTTCATTCCCTATCGCTGTCAGATTTGTTTGGTGGAGGGTCCCCACCCGTAGGTTGGACGGGGACCCTGGACTGACGGTTTCATCCAATTGACGGGTTCTGGCTGATTACTGTGGAGGTGGAGGCGCCGACGGCAGCGTGAACCGTCGGTTGGCGCCGAAGATGTACTTGTAGCCGCTGGCATCGGCCGCAGGGCCGGGCCGGTCGGCAACGTTCTTCGCACCGACTCTCCAATAGAACTCCGTTTGGGATGTGCCGAACTTGGCCGAGAGCTTTCCGAGCAGGCCAGAGACGCTGCCGGTGCTCAGGGTGCCGGTGTCGCTTCGCGTGAACGGAGCGACGGGAACCAGGACCTTGCCCTTGGGGAAGTTCGGGTCAGACGAAATCTCCAGGATGTACTCCACCGTGATCGGATAGGTCGGGTTGACCACCGAGATGAAGGTGAAGGGGATATCCGTGGAGACGACCGCATTGGGCGATGGCGAAACCAGCGCCGGGCGATCCAGAGGAGTCGCGATGCCCTTGGCAGACACCTGCTTCGAGATGAAGAAGCAGTAGCCATCCGCGTCGTTTCCTGCGCCAGGATAGTCGATCGCGAGAAGCTTGTAGACGAGCTCGATCGTATAGGTGTAGGGCCGGCCAGGGGTCACGCCCGCCACGTTCACGTCGGTGGTGCTCATGCTGTCCACGCAGGTGCCCGTGTCGCCGATGCCGTCGAAGGTCGCGTACGAGATGTCGCGAGCGACGTTGTCGTCCACTGCGAAACCGAAGTCGCCGGGAACAACCATCACGGGTGAGCCCAGGATGTCGCTTCGGCGGACTTGCCACTGCACGGCAGTCTGGCTGCCACGCACCCAGCCGTCCTTTCTCCAGGTGAGCTTGACGGCCGGCGAGCCCGAGAAGTCGGGATACATGGTCGCCGAGGCGGCCAGTTCATTGGCTGGCGTAAAGCCACCGCTCTTGGAGAGCAGCGCCACACCCAGGAGCACGAGTGCCAGGGTCGTAAAGTCGCCAGTCTTGCCCGACTTGCGTGCACCCTGTGCGGCCTTGATGCCGCCGTTCTCAGGGAAGTCCTCGCGGGGCACGGGCACGTCGAAGATCGCGCGGACTCGGTCGCCGGGCTGGACACCCAGGTACATGCGCTCGATCTTGATCATGGCGCTGTCAGGCTCCACGTCGGTCACGCGCGCCGTCGCCACCTGCTGGCGGCCACGGTTCACGATGAGCTCCTGCCCAACCTTGAAGCCGCTGCGCGTGCCTTGGTTGACCAACGCTGTAGCCTCATAGGTATTCAGAACCGTAGCCGTGGGAAGGTTTTTGGTTCGAATCTCGGTTACGGCCATCGTCGCGGCGGTTGCCAGAGCTTCGTTCAAAACCGTCATGTCTTCGGCTTCGCCTGTTCGAACACTCGATGAGCCGCGAACGGCCGCCCCGTTGACAGGAAGGCCCGAAGCCACATCGTTGACGACCACGCGCAGAATCACTTCCGCACGCTTGCCGCCGCCCGAGTTCGTGATCCGCGTCCCGATGACTTGGCCGTTGACGATCGTCGCGGCGCGAAGCTCTTCACCAAGGCGCATCATGCTGGTGCGATCCCGGATCGGCTCTTGCAAGCCAAGGCTGGCGATCGTGCGCACGACGGAATCCTTCGGCGTGATGTCGATCCCGGGGATCTTCACCAACGCGCTTTGAACTGCGTCGGCCGCCGCCTCGCCCACTGCGGGGTCTTTGGCGTCGAACTTAACGACCGCCCACGCCGGCGCTTGTTGGAGCTGAGCGACCACTCGCCCTGCCGTGAAAAACGAAAATGAAGGCAACAGCAACGCCATGATCATCACGTTGCAGATCGCCCTCCCTAAAGTCGATTTGATGAACCGCCTCACTATGACGCGTCCTCCTGTGTCAGTCCTCGGTGTTACCACTCATGCCAAAAGCCATCACTGACTCAAGGCAGCTTCCTTGCATTCTGGCGCATTTAGTTCGGACAATGCTCCGGTTTCGCCGGAATTCATCGTTCCAGACCGTCAACCTATCCAACACGGAACAGATCCGAGTGAAATTGGCCGTTGGCAAACTCAAAAACGCCCGCTGCAAGAAGGCCCGTGCAGTATATCATCACGGGCAGCTTCACGCCAAGTTGTTTATTGACCGAAGTCCTCAGCCAGAACTCTCAGTACATAAGACCGGACGTCAGGCTCAGGTAGATTGGTTCGCACGATCCTGTCGGCGAATGCGCATTTCGCTCGCGTGGGCATCTGCGACGCGATCAGAAGCCGCGCTTCTTCCGCGTCACCGAGCCTTTCGGTGAGGCGCCGCTCCTGCTCACGCTCCCCGCATGAAACCACCCAGACCCGACGAAACAGAGGATGCAGGGCCGACTCAAACAGAAGAGGCACTTCGTAGGCGTCGGCGTCTTCGGCGAGCATCGCAGCCACGATCGGCCGGTGCGCCAACGCGTTCAGCTTCCGTCTGAACTCAGGGGAGCTGAAGACACGCCTGCGGACCTCGGCGCGGCTAGGCTGAACGCCGTTGCCGCACAGCTCAGCGAGCGCCAAACTAAAACCTGGGTCTTTCCAGACCCTATGGGAGATGTCGTCGGCCGAGACGACCTTCCAGCCTGCTTCGGCCAGATAGGAAAGCACGGTGGACTTGCCCTCTCCAGCGCCTCCGGTGACGGCAAGCGCTCGGCAACCGAAGTCCATGGCCGTCCCGAGCTACTCGGACTCGGATTCCGCTGCAGGAGCTTCTGGAGCCTCAGGGGCCTCGGAAGCTGCCGCCGGCGCCTCGGCGTCCTCAGGCGTTTCCTCGTCCTCGCGCGTTCCAAAGCCCTTGAGCATGCCAAGCCGCTCGCCGATCGTGACGCCACCGCCACCCCCGAACGATCGCCGGCCGATCGCGTAGTCCTCGAAGTCCTCGTCTTCCTGACGCCGTCCGCCCTTGACCTTCTTGCCGCGCTTGCCGGCGGCGCCCAGCCTTCGGCTGTCCCGGTCGTCATCGCCGAAAGTCGCCTGGGGCATCGGCATCGAGGGCCCGCCCCCAATGGCCCTCATGCTGAGCACCATGCGCCGGTCCTCCGGCTTCAGGTCGATAATCTGAACTTCGACCTCCTGGCCCTCAGAGACGGCCTCCTGCGGCTTTTTCAGCCTGCGGGACGACATCTCGCTGAGCGGCAGGAACGCCTCCGCGCCCTCGGGCAGCTTCACAAAAGCGCCGGCCTGGACGATCCGGTTGATCGTGACCGTGAGCTTCTGGTTGGGACGGTAATTCTCACGGACCAGGTTCCACGGATCGGGAAGCACCTGGCGATGGCCAAGGCTGATCTTGCCGTGGTCCTTGTCGAGCCGCAGCACCATGACCTGGATGTCCTGGCCCTCTTTGAACATCTCCCGCGGATGCGTGATGCGCATCCAGCTCATTTCGCTGATGTGCAGCAGGCCGTCCACGCCGCCGAGGTCTACAAACGCACCGTAATCGGTGAGCCGGCGAACCGTTCCCGACAGGATGTCGCCGGGCTTGGCGGTGTCGAACAATTCTTCTTTGGCTCGGCCGCGCCGCTCCTCTTCCGCTTGGCGGTTCGAGAGCACGACTTTGCGGCGCTCGCGGTCCAGTTCCAGAATCCGACACTCGAGCGTCTGGCCGACGTACTTGTCGATGTTGCGCAGCTTGCCTGTGCCCACGTGCGTCGCCGGAACAAAGCCTCGAACGCCGATGTCGACCACCAAGCCGCCCTTGACCCGGTCGATGACCGGGGCGTTGATCGGGGTCTGTTTGGCAAAAGCCTCTTCGATCTTCAGCCAGGCGTTTTCGAAGTCGGCGCGCTTTTTGGAGACGATCGGGTTGCCGTCTCCGCTCTCGGTCTTGAGAACGATGACGTCGATCTTGTCGCCAACCTTGACGTGCTCGGAGGCGTGGCCTATGTTGTCGTCGGTGAGTTCGCCGATGGGGACGATGCCTTCCGACTTCGTGCCCAGGTCCACAAATACGCGGTCGCGCTCGACCTGGATGACCGTGGCTTCGATCCGCTCGCCCTTGGTCAGCCTCTTGAGGCCGGAATCCATTTGGTCAGGGGAGTCCAGCGCGCTCAAAGCGGCTTCGAACAGAGCGGCGTCTGAGGCGTCGACCGGCTCGGCTTCGGGCTCGGCAGGCATGGAGGACACAGGTGCGGCGGCCACGGGTTCTGGCTCGGCCGCAGGTGCGGCCGCCACCGGCTCAAGCTCTGGCTCCGGCGCCGGCTCAACGGCGGCAGGCTCGGACTCGGGCGCTGCTTCGGGTTCGGGAGTGGCCTCAGGTTCAGGTTCAGGTGCAGGCACCACTTCGGCGTCGGCCACGGGCGCCTCCGGCACGAGGGCTGCTACGGGTTCTGCCGACTCGGGAGCCGGGTGTTGATCAGCGGCGGAGGAGGAAACCTCTTCCGTCGAATTCGGTTCAGGTGTCTCGCCGGCATCACCGGGGGCGGCTGACATCAGTTCTTCATCGGTTGGCATGAAAGCTCACAAGGGGCGCTGCCCCACAAAGTCCCCTATTATAGCTGAATGTTTGTTGATGGTTGCCACAAGGTGGCCTTGAGGCCAAATGCTACCTTCGGAACCAACCCGCAAGCGCCGGATAGAGCGCCCTGAAAGCCTCCATACTCGGGCGGTAGTCGGCGCCACTTGGGTCCACGCGCGAAGCCACACGGACCACTTGCTTTGTCGCCGCCTCCGTGTCCGGCCATTCCCCCGCCCCCACACCCGCCAAAATCGCCGCCCCAAACGCCGGCCCCTCGTCCACGGAGAGAGTCACGCACGGCGCACCGAACACGTCGGCGAGCATTTGGAGCCAAAACTCGCTCTTGGCCCCACCCCCCGTCACGCGAAGCTCGCTCGTGCTTGCGCCCAGCCCTTTCAGCACCTCGAAGCCGTCGGCCAGACCAAACGTGACCCCCTCGAACGCCGACCGCGCCAGGTGCGTTCGGCTGTGGGCGAGCGTCGCCCCAACCCACCCGCCGCGAGCGTGGGGGTCCTTGTGGGGGGTTCTCTCACCCGCCAGATAGGGCAGGAACTGGAGGCCCAGCGAGCCTTGTTCGGCGGTAGCGGCATCCGCGTTCATCTGGGCGAAGCCCGAGCCCCCATAGAGCACGTCGCGCACCCAACGAATCGCGCCTCCACAGCTCAGCATCACCCCCATGGCGTGCCAGGCGCGGTTGGCATGGCAAAACGTGTGGGTCGCGCCGCTGGGATCGTAGGAAGGCGACGTCAGCGCGGTGAACACGACGCCGCTCGTGCCCAGGCTTACGCTGACCACCCCCGGGACGACTGCACCGGTTCCCACGGCGCCCGCCGCCTGGTCGCCCCCTCCGCCAACCACGGGAACGCCTTCCTCCAGGACGCCCATTACGGTGCTCGAAGACACCACATCGCTCTCAAAACACTCCGGGAAGAGTCCCTGGCCGAGCGCATTGGCGCTCAAGACCTCTTCAGACCATCGCCGGTTGGGCACGTCGAATGCAGCCGTCCCGCTGGCGTCGCTGACCTCGGTGGCCATGACGCCGGTAAGGCGATAGCGAATGTAGTCCTTGGGCAGGAGGATATGCTTGGTGCGAGCGAAATTCTCCGGCTCGTGGTTCCTCAGCCAGAGCACTTTCGGGGCCTGGAACCCGGTCAAAGGCGGGTTGCAGGTGAGCGCCATCATGCGTTCTGGGCCGACCTTTCGGTCCATCTCCGCGCACTCGTCCACTGTGCGTTGATCGTTCCAGAGAATCGCGGGCCGGACGACCTCCCCTTTGGCGTCCAGAAAGACCGCCCCGTGCATCTGTCCGGTGAGCCCGATGGCGTCCGGCCGAGGTTCCCCGATCTCCTGCAGGCACCTCTGTACCCCGAGCCACCAGTCCTCGGGGTTCTGCTGCGTCCAGAGGGGCTTCGGGGTCTCCAACGGATACTCGGCGGAGGCCTGCTTGAGGAGTGTGCCCTTCTCGTCGATCAGGAGAACCTTGCACCCTGAGGTGCCCACGTCGATACCCAGGAACTTCGCCACGGCCCATTTTGCACCTAACGTTCAGCCCGGCGCAGTACAATCCGGCGATGCGCCGGGCAGTCATAGACGTGGGCTCCAACTCGGTCCTGCTGACGGTAGCGGAGTGGGACGGCGCTTTGTGGCATCCGGTGGGCGAATCGTCCGCCGTAACGGGTCTCGGCATCGACACGAAAGCGACCGGAGTCCTTTCGGAGGAAGGGATGTCCCGAACCCTTGTTGCTGTCGCCGCGGCCTTCAAAGCGGCAGCAGCGATAGGAGCCGGAGAGGTCTGCGCCATGGCCACCATGGCGGCCCGAATCGCCAGCAACACCGGTGAGTTCCTATCCAGGGC encodes:
- the xylB gene encoding xylulokinase, with translation MAKFLGIDVGTSGCKVLLIDEKGTLLKQASAEYPLETPKPLWTQQNPEDWWLGVQRCLQEIGEPRPDAIGLTGQMHGAVFLDAKGEVVRPAILWNDQRTVDECAEMDRKVGPERMMALTCNPPLTGFQAPKVLWLRNHEPENFARTKHILLPKDYIRYRLTGVMATEVSDASGTAAFDVPNRRWSEEVLSANALGQGLFPECFESDVVSSSTVMGVLEEGVPVVGGGGDQAAGAVGTGAVVPGVVSVSLGTSGVVFTALTSPSYDPSGATHTFCHANRAWHAMGVMLSCGGAIRWVRDVLYGGSGFAQMNADAATAEQGSLGLQFLPYLAGERTPHKDPHARGGWVGATLAHSRTHLARSAFEGVTFGLADGFEVLKGLGASTSELRVTGGGAKSEFWLQMLADVFGAPCVTLSVDEGPAFGAAILAGVGAGEWPDTEAATKQVVRVASRVDPSGADYRPSMEAFRALYPALAGWFRR
- the rpsA gene encoding 30S ribosomal protein S1, whose translation is MSAAPGDAGETPEPNSTEEVSSSAADQHPAPESAEPVAALVPEAPVADAEVVPAPEPEPEATPEPEAAPESEPAAVEPAPEPELEPVAAAPAAEPEPVAAAPVSSMPAEPEAEPVDASDAALFEAALSALDSPDQMDSGLKRLTKGERIEATVIQVERDRVFVDLGTKSEGIVPIGELTDDNIGHASEHVKVGDKIDVIVLKTESGDGNPIVSKKRADFENAWLKIEEAFAKQTPINAPVIDRVKGGLVVDIGVRGFVPATHVGTGKLRNIDKYVGQTLECRILELDRERRKVVLSNRQAEEERRGRAKEELFDTAKPGDILSGTVRRLTDYGAFVDLGGVDGLLHISEMSWMRITHPREMFKEGQDIQVMVLRLDKDHGKISLGHRQVLPDPWNLVRENYRPNQKLTVTINRIVQAGAFVKLPEGAEAFLPLSEMSSRRLKKPQEAVSEGQEVEVQIIDLKPEDRRMVLSMRAIGGGPSMPMPQATFGDDDRDSRRLGAAGKRGKKVKGGRRQEDEDFEDYAIGRRSFGGGGGVTIGERLGMLKGFGTREDEETPEDAEAPAAASEAPEAPEAPAAESESE
- the coaE gene encoding dephospho-CoA kinase (Dephospho-CoA kinase (CoaE) performs the final step in coenzyme A biosynthesis.): MDFGCRALAVTGGAGEGKSTVLSYLAEAGWKVVSADDISHRVWKDPGFSLALAELCGNGVQPSRAEVRRRVFSSPEFRRKLNALAHRPIVAAMLAEDADAYEVPLLFESALHPLFRRVWVVSCGEREQERRLTERLGDAEEARLLIASQMPTRAKCAFADRIVRTNLPEPDVRSYVLRVLAEDFGQ